A genomic segment from Bacillus cereus G9842 encodes:
- the hemC gene encoding hydroxymethylbilane synthase: MRKIIVGSRKSKLALTQTNWFIDQLKALGLPYEFEVKEIVTKGDVILDVTLSKVGGKGLFVKEIEHALLTKEIDMAVHSMKDMPAVLPEGLMIGCTPKRVDPRDAFISKNGASFKELAEGAILGTSSLRRSAQLLAARPDLQVKWIRGNIDTRLRKLKEEDYDAIILATAGLQRMGWDDEVITEHLDETLCVPAVGQGALAIECREDDKDLLQLLAHMNDAITERTVAAERVFLHKLEGGCQVPIAGYATLKENDTIELTALVGSMDGSVLLKETVVGTNPEEVGLEAAGRLIKQGAKELILAANKEQQ; the protein is encoded by the coding sequence ATGCGCAAAATTATTGTAGGGTCACGAAAGAGTAAGCTAGCATTAACACAAACAAACTGGTTTATTGATCAGTTAAAAGCACTTGGTTTACCATATGAATTTGAAGTGAAAGAAATTGTCACCAAAGGTGATGTGATTTTAGATGTTACTCTTTCAAAAGTAGGCGGAAAAGGTTTGTTCGTTAAAGAAATTGAGCATGCGTTACTTACGAAAGAAATCGATATGGCTGTACATAGTATGAAAGATATGCCAGCCGTACTTCCAGAAGGGTTAATGATTGGCTGTACACCAAAGCGTGTTGACCCTCGTGATGCTTTTATCTCAAAAAATGGAGCATCGTTTAAAGAGTTAGCGGAAGGTGCTATTTTAGGTACGAGTAGTTTAAGACGTAGTGCACAGCTACTCGCTGCGAGACCAGATTTACAAGTGAAGTGGATTCGCGGAAATATCGATACACGTTTACGTAAATTAAAAGAAGAGGATTACGATGCGATTATTTTAGCGACAGCTGGATTACAAAGAATGGGCTGGGATGATGAAGTTATTACAGAACATTTAGATGAAACGTTATGTGTACCTGCTGTAGGACAAGGTGCATTAGCGATTGAATGTCGTGAGGATGATAAGGATTTATTGCAGTTGTTAGCGCATATGAATGATGCGATAACAGAAAGAACAGTGGCAGCGGAGCGAGTATTTCTTCATAAACTTGAAGGTGGATGTCAAGTTCCAATCGCTGGATATGCAACCCTTAAAGAAAACGATACAATCGAATTAACAGCTCTTGTTGGCTCTATGGATGGCTCTGTTTTATTAAAAGAGACAGTAGTAGGTACTAATCCTGAGGAAGTAGGATTAGAAGCCGCGGGCCGTTTAATTAAACAAGGCGCCAAAGAACTCATTCTTGCTGCAAATAAGGAGCAACAATAA
- a CDS encoding organic hydroperoxide resistance protein: MDKLYTASVTATGGRNGKVVSDDGILNLDVKMPKALGGAGGEATNPEQLFAAGYAACFDSALQLVIRTKRMKVESTEVTAHVSIGKDTDGGFGLSAVLDVHVAGVSHSEAKELVEAAHGVCPYSKATRGNIEVTLNVR; this comes from the coding sequence ATGGATAAATTATATACTGCTTCAGTAACAGCAACAGGTGGAAGAAATGGGAAAGTAGTTTCAGATGATGGCATATTAAATCTTGATGTAAAAATGCCGAAAGCACTAGGTGGTGCAGGCGGAGAAGCAACAAATCCAGAACAACTATTTGCAGCTGGTTATGCAGCTTGTTTTGATAGTGCATTACAACTTGTCATTCGTACAAAACGTATGAAAGTAGAAAGTACAGAAGTAACCGCTCACGTTTCTATCGGAAAAGATACAGATGGTGGTTTTGGCCTATCTGCCGTGCTTGATGTACATGTCGCTGGCGTTTCACATAGCGAAGCAAAAGAACTTGTAGAAGCGGCTCACGGTGTATGTCCTTACTCTAAAGCAACACGAGGTAATATTGAAGTTACATTAAACGTACGTTAA
- the hemA gene encoding glutamyl-tRNA reductase, with translation MHILVVSVNYRTAPVEFREKLTFQAAELERAMTTLQNQKSVLENVIVSTCNRTEIYAVVDQLHTGRYYIKKFLADWFQLEIEEVAPYLTIFEQDGAIDHLFRVTCGLDSMVVGETQILGQIKDSFLEAQQVKATGTIFNELFKQVITLAKRAHSETTIGESAMSVSYAAVELGKKIFGELTDCHVLILGAGKMGELALQNLYGSGARKVTVMNRTLSKAEVMAEKYMGHAKSLSELQCALLEADILISSTGASEYVITKEMMTKVEKMRSGRPLFMVDIAVPRDIDPAIDELEGSFLYDIDDLQGVVEANRAERLKEAEKIQFMIEEEIVLFKTWLSTLGVVPLISALRDKALAIQSETMVSLERKIPNLSDREKKVISKHTKSIINQLLKDPILVAKEIAAEEGASEKLALFAKIFDLETEEVESRAEEVEHKRVWTPSVPSL, from the coding sequence GTGCATATTCTTGTTGTTAGTGTAAATTATCGAACAGCCCCTGTAGAATTTCGTGAGAAACTCACATTTCAGGCAGCAGAGCTAGAGCGAGCGATGACTACATTACAAAATCAAAAGAGCGTGTTAGAGAATGTCATTGTATCAACTTGTAATCGCACTGAGATTTATGCTGTTGTCGATCAATTACACACGGGACGGTATTATATTAAGAAGTTTTTAGCTGATTGGTTTCAGCTTGAAATAGAAGAAGTCGCGCCATATTTAACTATTTTTGAACAAGATGGTGCAATAGATCATTTATTCCGCGTAACGTGCGGTTTAGATTCGATGGTAGTCGGAGAAACGCAGATTTTAGGTCAAATAAAAGATAGCTTTTTAGAAGCGCAACAAGTTAAAGCAACAGGCACAATTTTTAATGAATTGTTTAAGCAAGTCATTACATTAGCAAAACGTGCCCACTCAGAAACAACAATCGGAGAAAGTGCAATGTCTGTTAGTTATGCTGCTGTTGAGCTTGGAAAGAAAATATTTGGCGAGTTAACAGATTGTCATGTGCTTATTCTTGGTGCTGGTAAAATGGGCGAACTTGCACTGCAAAACTTATATGGAAGTGGTGCTCGTAAAGTAACAGTTATGAATAGGACACTTTCGAAAGCAGAAGTAATGGCTGAGAAATATATGGGACATGCAAAATCGTTAAGCGAATTGCAATGTGCATTATTAGAAGCAGATATTTTAATTAGTTCAACTGGTGCATCTGAGTATGTCATTACGAAAGAGATGATGACAAAGGTGGAGAAAATGCGCTCTGGTCGCCCTTTATTTATGGTTGATATTGCAGTACCACGTGATATTGATCCAGCGATTGATGAGTTAGAAGGTTCTTTTTTATATGACATTGATGATCTGCAAGGAGTAGTGGAAGCAAATCGTGCTGAGCGTTTGAAAGAAGCGGAGAAAATTCAATTTATGATTGAAGAGGAAATTGTTCTATTTAAAACGTGGTTAAGTACACTTGGTGTTGTTCCATTAATATCAGCTCTTCGTGATAAGGCACTTGCAATCCAAAGTGAAACGATGGTAAGCCTAGAGCGAAAAATACCAAACCTTAGTGATCGTGAGAAAAAAGTCATTAGTAAGCATACGAAAAGTATTATTAATCAATTATTAAAAGACCCAATTTTAGTAGCGAAAGAAATAGCTGCTGAAGAGGGAGCGAGCGAAAAATTAGCGTTATTTGCGAAGATTTTCGATTTAGAAACGGAAGAAGTAGAGAGTCGTGCGGAAGAAGTAGAACATAAAAGAGTGTGGACACCATCCGTTCCATCTTTATAA
- a CDS encoding cytochrome c biogenesis protein yields the protein MSFLNNSIIYHIAIILYACSISLYFIDYFQSNRKANRFAFWLLSIVWVLQSIFMLLRATDSETNPILTLLSGIYFYVWLLITMSLVINRFMRVDFLVFFTNVVAFGVSAFSIFTPLGKMSPVLAEQLVSELVYVHVGMAIISYATFTVSFIFSIMYLLQYRLLKKKKWNARLRRLGNLPKLESTSYGLNLFSVPFFLLAILLGCIWGYTKLDNFHWYDTKVIGSFVVLFVYCAGLYLRAADVLQGKKIVLWNVGAFLVMLVNIFLLSSLSNFHFWYL from the coding sequence ATGAGTTTTTTAAATAACAGTATTATTTATCATATTGCAATTATTTTATATGCTTGTAGCATTAGTTTATATTTTATAGATTATTTCCAAAGTAACCGAAAGGCGAACCGATTTGCTTTTTGGTTACTTTCGATTGTATGGGTATTGCAGTCTATTTTTATGTTGCTTAGGGCGACAGATTCAGAAACGAACCCCATTTTAACTTTATTATCAGGGATTTATTTTTATGTTTGGTTATTGATTACGATGTCGTTAGTCATAAATCGATTTATGCGCGTTGACTTTTTAGTCTTCTTTACAAATGTTGTTGCATTTGGCGTAAGCGCTTTTTCTATTTTTACACCGCTCGGAAAGATGTCGCCAGTACTTGCAGAGCAATTAGTTTCAGAACTTGTATACGTGCATGTTGGAATGGCGATTATTTCTTATGCAACGTTTACGGTATCATTTATTTTTTCTATTATGTATTTACTGCAATATCGCCTATTAAAAAAGAAAAAGTGGAATGCGAGATTAAGAAGGTTAGGGAATTTACCGAAGCTTGAATCTACGTCTTACGGATTAAATTTATTTTCTGTTCCATTTTTCTTACTAGCAATTTTATTAGGATGTATATGGGGATATACAAAATTAGATAATTTTCATTGGTATGATACGAAAGTAATTGGTTCGTTTGTCGTTCTATTTGTATACTGTGCGGGCTTGTATTTAAGAGCGGCAGATGTATTGCAAGGGAAGAAAATTGTACTGTGGAATGTAGGGGCCTTTCTCGTAATGCTAGTTAACATTTTTTTATTAAGTAGTTTATCTAATTTCCACTTTTGGTATTTATAA
- the lonB gene encoding ATP-dependent protease LonB: MSWTNIFLVVQLVFGVIVGLYFWHLLRNQRTQKVSIDRESKKELEQLRKMREISLTEPLAEKVRPTTFLDIVGQEDGIKSLKAALCGPNPQHVIIYGPPGVGKTAAARLVLEEAKRNPKSPFRTNATFIELDATTARFDERGIADPLIGSVHDPIYQGAGAMGQAGIPQPKKGAVTDAHGGILFIDEIGELHPIQMNKMLKVLEDRKVFLESAYYSEENTMIPTYIHDIFQKGLPADFRLVGATTRSPEEIPPAIRSRCLEVFFRELDTEEIQKVAKNAAEKVEMQIGENGIEMIGMYARNGREAINLVQISAGMAINEERSFIKDEDIEWVVHSSQLTPKYEKHIYPIPRIGLVNGLAVYGPNTGALLEIEVTAIPAKDKGSVNVTGIVEEESIGSQTKSIRRKSMAKGSVDNVLTVLRSLDVLPEGYDIHINFPGGIPIDGPSAGIAMATGVYSAVHRTYVNNEVAMTGEISIHGEVKPIGGVYAKIKAAKKAGAKKVIIPAENMQPFLYTIKGIEIIPVRKLKEVFELTFMQENAHRELDVHTNVDETDAQSM, from the coding sequence ATGAGCTGGACAAATATATTTTTAGTTGTTCAACTTGTTTTTGGTGTAATTGTCGGATTATATTTCTGGCATTTACTTCGAAATCAACGAACACAAAAAGTTTCAATTGATCGAGAATCGAAAAAAGAATTAGAACAGCTTCGTAAAATGCGTGAGATTTCTTTAACAGAGCCGCTAGCAGAAAAGGTGCGTCCTACAACCTTTTTAGATATTGTAGGGCAAGAGGACGGGATTAAGTCGTTAAAAGCGGCTCTTTGTGGTCCGAATCCGCAACATGTAATCATATATGGCCCGCCAGGTGTTGGGAAAACAGCGGCAGCACGTCTTGTATTAGAAGAAGCGAAACGAAATCCTAAATCTCCATTTCGTACGAATGCAACATTTATTGAACTTGATGCGACGACAGCTCGGTTTGATGAACGTGGTATCGCAGACCCTTTAATTGGTTCGGTGCATGATCCGATTTATCAAGGTGCTGGGGCGATGGGACAAGCAGGTATTCCGCAACCGAAAAAAGGTGCTGTAACAGATGCGCATGGTGGTATTTTGTTTATTGATGAGATTGGCGAACTCCATCCGATTCAAATGAACAAAATGTTAAAGGTGTTAGAAGATCGAAAAGTATTTTTAGAAAGTGCGTACTATAGTGAAGAAAATACGATGATCCCAACATATATACATGATATTTTCCAAAAAGGCTTACCGGCAGATTTTCGCTTAGTTGGAGCAACGACACGTTCGCCAGAGGAAATTCCTCCTGCTATTCGGTCACGTTGCTTAGAAGTATTTTTCCGTGAATTAGATACGGAAGAAATTCAAAAAGTAGCGAAAAATGCCGCGGAAAAAGTAGAAATGCAAATAGGCGAAAATGGTATTGAAATGATTGGGATGTATGCAAGAAATGGACGAGAAGCGATTAATCTCGTGCAAATCTCTGCTGGTATGGCGATAAATGAAGAACGTTCTTTCATTAAAGATGAAGATATAGAGTGGGTTGTTCACTCAAGTCAGCTTACACCGAAATACGAAAAGCACATTTATCCGATTCCAAGGATTGGTCTTGTAAATGGTCTTGCTGTATACGGACCAAATACAGGTGCGTTATTAGAAATTGAAGTAACAGCAATTCCGGCGAAAGATAAAGGGTCGGTAAATGTTACCGGAATTGTAGAAGAAGAAAGTATTGGTAGTCAAACGAAATCGATTCGCCGTAAAAGTATGGCAAAAGGCTCTGTTGATAATGTATTAACAGTACTTCGTTCTTTAGATGTGTTGCCAGAAGGATATGATATACATATTAATTTTCCAGGTGGTATCCCAATTGATGGACCTTCTGCAGGAATCGCTATGGCAACAGGTGTATATTCTGCGGTGCATCGCACATATGTAAATAATGAAGTAGCGATGACAGGTGAAATAAGTATACACGGAGAAGTAAAGCCTATTGGTGGCGTGTACGCAAAAATAAAAGCTGCGAAAAAAGCGGGAGCTAAGAAAGTCATTATTCCTGCTGAAAATATGCAACCATTTTTGTATACTATAAAGGGAATCGAAATTATTCCTGTCCGTAAGTTAAAAGAAGTATTTGAGTTAACATTTATGCAAGAAAATGCGCATAGAGAGCTAGATGTACATACTAACGTAGACGAAACAGATGCACAATCTATGTAA
- the ysxC gene encoding ribosome biogenesis GTP-binding protein YsxC: MKVTKADIVISAVKPEQYPDSDLPEIALAGRSNVGKSSFINKILNRKKLVRISSKPGKTQTLNFFLINEMMHFVDVPGYGYAKVSKSERAAWGKMIETYFTTRKQLDAAVLVVDLRHQPTSDDVMMYDFLKHYEIPTIIIATKADKIPKGKWQKHLKVVKETLAVEIGDEIVLFSSETGLGKEEAWKAIHKMTKTKNA; this comes from the coding sequence ATGAAAGTAACAAAAGCAGATATTGTAATTAGTGCTGTTAAACCAGAACAATATCCAGACAGTGATTTACCAGAAATTGCATTAGCAGGTCGTTCAAATGTCGGGAAGTCTTCCTTTATTAATAAAATTTTAAATCGTAAAAAGTTAGTGCGTATTTCTTCTAAACCAGGAAAAACGCAAACACTGAACTTTTTCTTAATCAATGAGATGATGCATTTTGTTGACGTTCCAGGTTATGGATATGCGAAAGTGTCTAAATCGGAGCGCGCGGCATGGGGGAAAATGATTGAAACGTACTTTACAACGCGTAAGCAATTAGACGCAGCTGTATTAGTAGTTGATTTACGTCACCAACCAACAAGTGATGACGTGATGATGTATGATTTCTTAAAGCATTATGAAATCCCAACAATTATTATTGCGACGAAAGCCGATAAAATCCCGAAAGGGAAATGGCAAAAGCATTTAAAAGTTGTAAAAGAAACGCTTGCTGTTGAAATTGGCGATGAAATCGTTCTATTCTCTTCTGAAACAGGACTTGGAAAAGAAGAAGCGTGGAAGGCAATTCATAAAATGACAAAAACAAAAAACGCGTGA
- the lon gene encoding endopeptidase La — protein sequence MSSMNTNERIVPLLPLRGVLVYPTMVLHLDVGRDKSIQALEQAAMDENIIFLAMQKEMNIDDPKEDDIYSVGTVAKVKQMLKLPNGTLRVLVEGLHRAEVIEFIEEENIVQVSIKTVTEEVEGDLEEKALMRTLLEHFEQYIKVSKKVSNETFATVADVEEPGRLADLIASHLPIKTKQKQEILEIVSVKERLHTLISIIQDEQELLSLEKKIGQKVKRSMERTQKEYFLREQMKAIQTELGDKEGKGGEVEELREKIEQSGMPEETMKAALKELDRYEKLPASSAESGVIRNYIDWLLALPWTEATEDIIDLAHSEEILNNDHYGLEKVKERVLEYLAVQKLTNSLKGPILCLVGPPGVGKTSLARSIATSLNRKFVRASLGGVRDESEIRGHRRTYVGAMPGRIIQGMKKAKTVNPVFLLDEIDKMSNDFRGDPSAALLEVLDPEQNHNFSDHYIEEPYDLSKVMFVATANTLSSIPGPLLDRMEIISIAGYTELEKVHIAREHLLPKQLKEHGLRKGNLQVRDEALLEIIRYYTREAGVRTLERQIAKVCRKVAKIIVTAERKRIVVTEKKIVDLLGKHIFRYGQAEKTDQVGMATGLAYTAAGGDTLAIEVSVAPGKGKLILTGKLGDVMKESAQAAFSYIRSRAEELQIDPNFHEKNDIHIHVPEGAVPKDGPSAGITMATALISALTGIPVSKEVGMTGEITLRGRVLPIGGLKEKTLSAHRAGLTKIILPAENEKDLDDIPESVKENLTFVLASHLDEVLEHALVGVKQ from the coding sequence ATGTCTAGTATGAATACGAACGAAAGAATCGTGCCCCTCCTACCATTAAGAGGCGTTCTCGTATATCCAACGATGGTTTTGCATCTTGATGTAGGACGTGATAAATCGATACAAGCACTAGAGCAGGCGGCAATGGATGAAAATATCATCTTTTTAGCAATGCAAAAAGAAATGAATATCGATGATCCGAAAGAAGATGACATATATAGTGTAGGTACAGTGGCGAAAGTCAAGCAAATGTTAAAATTGCCGAACGGTACGCTTCGTGTCCTTGTGGAAGGTTTACATAGAGCAGAAGTAATAGAGTTTATCGAAGAAGAAAATATAGTACAAGTGTCTATTAAAACGGTAACTGAAGAAGTAGAAGGTGATTTAGAAGAGAAAGCTCTTATGCGTACGTTACTGGAGCATTTCGAACAATATATTAAAGTTTCGAAAAAAGTTTCAAATGAAACATTTGCAACGGTAGCTGATGTAGAAGAACCAGGGAGATTAGCTGATCTAATTGCTTCTCACTTGCCGATTAAAACGAAGCAGAAACAAGAGATTCTAGAGATTGTATCTGTAAAAGAACGATTACATACACTTATTTCAATTATTCAAGATGAACAAGAGTTACTTAGCCTAGAAAAGAAGATTGGACAAAAAGTGAAACGTTCAATGGAGCGCACGCAAAAAGAATATTTCTTACGTGAGCAAATGAAGGCGATTCAAACTGAACTTGGCGACAAAGAAGGTAAGGGCGGAGAAGTAGAAGAACTTCGTGAAAAAATTGAACAGTCAGGAATGCCTGAAGAAACAATGAAGGCTGCGCTGAAAGAATTAGATCGTTATGAAAAGTTACCAGCAAGTTCTGCGGAGAGTGGTGTTATTCGCAATTATATTGATTGGTTATTAGCGCTTCCGTGGACAGAGGCAACAGAAGATATAATTGATCTTGCTCATTCAGAAGAGATTTTAAATAACGATCATTACGGTCTTGAAAAAGTGAAAGAGCGTGTACTTGAATATTTAGCTGTACAGAAGTTAACGAATTCATTAAAAGGACCTATCCTTTGTTTAGTAGGCCCTCCTGGGGTCGGCAAAACTTCGTTAGCGCGTTCAATTGCAACATCATTGAATCGTAAATTTGTCCGTGCATCTCTTGGTGGTGTGCGTGATGAATCTGAAATTCGTGGTCACCGCCGTACATATGTTGGAGCAATGCCAGGACGCATTATTCAAGGTATGAAAAAGGCGAAAACAGTTAATCCAGTCTTCTTATTAGATGAGATTGATAAAATGTCTAACGATTTCCGTGGAGATCCATCAGCGGCATTACTTGAAGTATTAGATCCAGAACAAAACCATAACTTCAGTGATCATTACATTGAAGAACCATATGATCTATCGAAAGTTATGTTTGTAGCAACCGCTAATACACTTTCAAGTATTCCAGGTCCATTACTTGACCGTATGGAAATCATTTCGATTGCTGGCTATACAGAACTTGAAAAAGTACACATTGCTCGTGAGCATTTATTGCCGAAACAATTAAAAGAGCATGGCTTACGAAAAGGTAATTTACAAGTGCGTGATGAGGCGCTTCTTGAAATTATTCGTTATTATACACGTGAGGCTGGTGTTCGTACGCTAGAACGCCAAATTGCAAAAGTTTGCCGTAAAGTAGCGAAAATTATCGTTACAGCAGAACGTAAACGTATCGTTGTGACAGAGAAAAAGATTGTTGATTTACTTGGTAAACACATATTCCGTTATGGGCAAGCTGAAAAAACAGACCAAGTTGGTATGGCAACAGGTCTAGCTTACACAGCAGCAGGCGGCGATACACTTGCAATTGAAGTTTCTGTAGCGCCAGGAAAAGGGAAACTAATTTTAACGGGGAAACTTGGGGATGTTATGAAAGAATCAGCACAAGCTGCGTTTAGTTATATACGCTCTCGTGCAGAAGAGCTTCAGATTGACCCGAATTTCCATGAGAAAAATGATATTCATATTCATGTTCCAGAAGGAGCAGTTCCAAAAGATGGACCGTCAGCAGGTATTACGATGGCAACGGCACTTATTTCTGCACTAACAGGTATTCCTGTAAGTAAAGAAGTAGGTATGACAGGTGAAATTACACTTCGTGGTCGTGTATTACCAATTGGTGGCTTAAAAGAAAAAACATTAAGTGCTCACCGCGCAGGCTTAACAAAAATTATTTTGCCAGCAGAAAACGAGAAAGATTTAGATGATATTCCAGAGAGCGTAAAAGAAAACCTTACGTTTGTGCTTGCATCTCATTTAGATGAAGTATTGGAGCACGCATTAGTAGGAGTGAAACAATGA
- a CDS encoding MarR family winged helix-turn-helix transcriptional regulator, whose amino-acid sequence MTEDSLHLDNQLCFSIYACSREVTRFYRPYLEEMGITYPQYITLLVLWEQDGLTVKEIGERLFLDSGTLTPMLKRMESLKLVKRVRSKEDERKVCIELTEQGKDLKEKACSLPTTMATNLGITEQEYRSLLIELNKLIETMKTINDGKGE is encoded by the coding sequence ATGACAGAGGACTCTTTGCATCTAGATAACCAACTTTGTTTTTCTATTTATGCCTGTTCTAGAGAGGTTACTCGTTTTTATCGACCTTATTTAGAAGAGATGGGTATTACGTATCCCCAGTACATTACTTTACTCGTACTATGGGAGCAAGATGGACTAACAGTAAAAGAAATTGGAGAACGTCTATTTTTAGATTCCGGTACGTTAACACCTATGTTAAAACGAATGGAATCATTAAAACTTGTAAAACGTGTTCGTTCCAAAGAAGACGAGCGAAAAGTTTGTATTGAATTAACAGAACAAGGCAAAGATTTAAAGGAAAAGGCTTGTTCATTACCGACAACGATGGCTACAAATTTAGGAATTACAGAGCAAGAATATCGCTCTTTATTAATTGAGCTAAATAAACTAATTGAAACAATGAAAACAATTAATGATGGAAAAGGGGAATAA